From the genome of Cytobacillus firmus, one region includes:
- a CDS encoding DUF1128 domain-containing protein: protein MNNLSEKSVENVEFMIEAIKEKLKVLNLGAIKPSHFDEEMYEELKDIYDLVMKKDSFSPNEMQALVEELGNLRKNK, encoded by the coding sequence ATGAATAATTTATCGGAGAAGTCGGTTGAGAATGTGGAATTTATGATTGAGGCTATTAAGGAGAAGCTAAAGGTTTTGAATTTAGGTGCTATTAAGCCTTCACATTTTGACGAGGAAATGTATGAGGAATTGAAGGATATTTATGATCTTGTCATGAAAAAGGATTCGTTTAGTCCGAATGAAATGCAGGCTTTGGTTGAGGAGCTTGGGAATTTGAGAAAGAATAAATAA
- a CDS encoding anti-repressor SinI family protein, producing the protein MLTEQNVKVEGIDLEWLQLIMEAKNLGLQKEEIREFLHNNRAKEVLIEA; encoded by the coding sequence ATGTTGACAGAGCAAAATGTAAAGGTTGAGGGAATTGATTTGGAGTGGCTGCAGTTAATTATGGAAGCCAAGAACTTAGGCTTGCAAAAGGAAGAAATTAGAGAGTTTTTACATAATAACAGAGCCAAAGAGGTTCTGATCGAAGCTTAA
- the mnmH gene encoding tRNA 2-selenouridine(34) synthase MnmH → MREIAVEQYIQMDNAVPIDVRSPIEFEECSIPGAVNVPLFTNEERVEIGTLYKKEGSDAAKWRAMEIVSPKIPSMMQKIRDLKNDGLQPVIYCWRGGMRSKAVTTFITYAGVSIPRLIGGYRAYRQYILENTADLIPEKAVVLHGMTGVGKTDVLKVLSEKGYPVIDLEEMAGHRGSIFGSFGMGDGSTQKTFDALLYKSLSEVKGSPYIIMEAESKRIGKVVQPDELLDTKKTGIHIDMFASMESRVQRILRDYVAPYQKEEWFKPKVDESLVFIKKRLKDTEIREQLDESVETENYELFIKLLLEHYYDPRYAFKQHDYEGEFHHVNADDVEAAAQQVIQIIEKQNAPVL, encoded by the coding sequence ATGAGAGAAATAGCAGTCGAACAATATATCCAAATGGACAACGCAGTTCCGATCGATGTCAGGTCTCCAATCGAATTTGAGGAGTGCAGCATTCCCGGTGCTGTCAATGTGCCGCTTTTCACCAATGAAGAACGTGTGGAAATCGGAACACTATATAAAAAAGAAGGTTCTGATGCGGCTAAGTGGAGAGCGATGGAAATCGTTTCACCTAAAATTCCGTCCATGATGCAGAAAATCAGAGACCTGAAAAATGATGGCTTACAGCCTGTCATTTACTGCTGGCGCGGCGGAATGCGCAGCAAAGCGGTTACTACATTTATCACGTATGCTGGCGTTTCGATCCCTCGTTTAATTGGGGGCTACAGAGCGTACCGTCAATATATCCTTGAAAACACAGCAGATCTGATTCCTGAAAAAGCAGTTGTTCTGCACGGGATGACCGGCGTTGGGAAAACGGATGTGCTAAAGGTATTAAGTGAAAAAGGCTATCCGGTTATTGACCTTGAAGAAATGGCAGGGCACCGCGGATCGATCTTTGGCTCCTTTGGCATGGGGGACGGCAGTACACAGAAAACATTTGATGCACTTTTGTATAAATCCCTTTCTGAGGTTAAAGGGTCCCCTTATATTATTATGGAAGCCGAAAGTAAGCGGATTGGCAAGGTGGTTCAGCCGGACGAGCTTCTGGATACAAAAAAAACCGGTATTCATATTGATATGTTTGCAAGCATGGAGTCCCGTGTCCAGCGCATCCTCCGTGACTATGTTGCACCCTATCAAAAAGAAGAATGGTTCAAGCCGAAAGTGGATGAAAGCCTTGTGTTTATTAAAAAACGGCTGAAGGATACTGAAATCCGCGAGCAGCTTGATGAATCAGTTGAAACGGAGAACTACGAACTATTTATCAAGCTTTTATTAGAACACTATTACGATCCGCGCTATGCTTTTAAACAGCATGACTATGAGGGCGAATTCCACCATGTAAATGCAGATGATGTGGAAGCAGCTGCACAGCAGGTTATTCAAATAATTGAAAAGCAAAATGCTCCCGTCTTATGA
- a CDS encoding YtxH domain-containing protein, whose amino-acid sequence MGKSLFWKGVLYGALAGGALSLLDKSTRETVFDNCRKTSSNVGYYLKHPSEAVNQVKDVSNKVKTAIDQVSEDVAFITGTVEEIREMAPEVTQIVQNTKQAFSDIKPKGSGELPEQPADDSVQVPH is encoded by the coding sequence ATGGGGAAATCATTGTTTTGGAAAGGTGTACTATATGGAGCACTTGCAGGCGGTGCGCTAAGCCTTCTTGACAAATCCACAAGGGAAACCGTTTTTGATAATTGCCGGAAAACATCCAGCAATGTCGGCTATTATTTAAAACACCCAAGTGAAGCCGTGAATCAGGTGAAGGATGTTTCCAATAAGGTCAAAACCGCTATTGACCAGGTTAGTGAAGACGTCGCTTTTATTACTGGTACTGTGGAAGAAATAAGAGAAATGGCACCGGAAGTAACACAGATTGTTCAGAACACAAAACAGGCTTTTTCCGATATAAAGCCGAAGGGATCAGGTGAACTGCCGGAACAACCGGCTGACGATTCGGTTCAGGTTCCGCATTAA
- a CDS encoding helix-turn-helix domain-containing protein, whose protein sequence is MIGGRIKTLRIKKGYSINELSEKAEVSKSYLSYIERGIQENPSLQVLSRIARTLDANLEDLLEENKEDITDLSKLDEEWVSLVKEAIRQGITKEDFAYYLEFIKFKKMNGGNV, encoded by the coding sequence ATGATAGGTGGCCGGATTAAAACCTTAAGAATCAAGAAAGGATACTCAATTAATGAGCTTTCTGAAAAAGCGGAGGTATCCAAATCGTATTTGAGCTATATCGAGAGAGGCATACAGGAGAATCCTTCACTGCAGGTTTTATCGCGGATCGCCAGGACACTGGATGCTAATCTTGAGGATCTGCTGGAAGAGAACAAAGAGGACATTACCGACTTGTCTAAGCTGGATGAGGAGTGGGTTTCCCTTGTCAAAGAAGCAATCAGGCAGGGTATCACAAAAGAGGATTTCGCCTATTATCTGGAGTTTATTAAATTTAAGAAGATGAATGGAGGGAACGTTTAG
- a CDS encoding FAD-dependent monooxygenase encodes MSLNTEVAIIGGGIGGLTLGLKLAQANINVTVLEKLDAPSSVYKGELLQPKSLKIFKGLGALDEILDNGFSFSRIAFEEGEKEFAMDYSILPGNYDYSLMIEHERLKGILLNQALPYSNFHYLSGSLAKGYDNGELMVERKDVKEQLTVRADFYIGAEGRNSITRKEMNSKIKKIEYNHQFLTVTFPRPQSLEEGKIISRDERFLGLFPLPDAKVRSVYLIPEGTYKEHLKKGIHYFHKNYVELFPELEGYVTRLKNWKDIQLMIPTAFYADKYLDGRLAILGDAAHTVHPMAGEGMNMAIQDADVLGELLAEMYASGRISPDKLKWYEKVRKPRAENMISLSHLSAIAYSYSNRVITGIRRKGLKQIERDKTLQYKQMLNVSGLGYWSESLWDRLIQAGMLPARKTELSAADKSHYFYTEQEDYPWKKVEQP; translated from the coding sequence ATGTCCTTGAATACAGAGGTTGCCATTATAGGCGGAGGGATTGGCGGTTTAACGCTGGGACTGAAGCTGGCTCAAGCCAATATTAATGTCACCGTTCTGGAAAAGCTGGATGCCCCCTCTTCCGTTTATAAGGGAGAACTCCTGCAGCCAAAGAGCTTGAAAATTTTTAAGGGGCTGGGTGCTTTGGATGAAATCCTTGATAACGGCTTTTCTTTTTCCCGAATAGCTTTTGAAGAAGGGGAAAAAGAGTTTGCCATGGATTACAGCATCCTCCCGGGAAATTATGATTACTCGCTTATGATCGAGCATGAAAGGCTGAAAGGAATCCTTCTGAATCAGGCGCTTCCATATTCAAACTTTCATTATCTGTCAGGGTCCCTGGCAAAAGGGTATGACAATGGCGAATTAATGGTTGAGCGGAAGGATGTAAAGGAACAGCTGACAGTGAGGGCTGATTTTTATATAGGCGCTGAAGGAAGGAATTCCATTACCAGAAAAGAAATGAACAGCAAAATTAAAAAGATTGAGTACAACCATCAATTTTTAACGGTCACCTTCCCCCGGCCCCAATCTTTGGAGGAAGGAAAAATCATTTCTAGAGATGAGCGGTTCCTCGGATTATTTCCGCTGCCGGATGCGAAAGTGCGATCTGTTTACTTAATTCCTGAGGGCACGTATAAGGAGCATCTCAAAAAAGGAATTCACTATTTCCATAAAAATTATGTAGAGCTTTTTCCTGAATTGGAAGGGTATGTGACCAGGCTGAAAAACTGGAAGGATATCCAGCTGATGATCCCAACAGCTTTTTATGCTGATAAATATTTGGATGGAAGACTCGCGATATTGGGCGATGCGGCCCATACGGTCCACCCGATGGCAGGGGAAGGCATGAATATGGCGATTCAGGATGCGGATGTGCTGGGGGAATTGCTTGCAGAGATGTATGCGAGCGGAAGAATTTCGCCGGACAAGCTTAAATGGTATGAAAAAGTCCGGAAGCCACGCGCTGAAAACATGATCAGCCTAAGCCATTTATCCGCCATAGCTTATTCCTATTCGAATCGGGTTATTACAGGAATACGCCGCAAAGGCCTAAAGCAGATCGAAAGAGACAAAACCCTGCAATATAAGCAAATGCTGAATGTTTCAGGTCTTGGATATTGGTCAGAGAGCCTTTGGGACCGATTGATTCAGGCAGGAATGCTGCCGGCAAGAAAAACAGAATTATCAGCTGCCGATAAAAGCCATTATTTTTATACAGAACAAGAAGACTATCCCTGGAAGAAGGTTGAACAGCCATGA
- a CDS encoding DUF5658 family protein, translating into MNLYQIKRGDSIKKLLHYLAFINLLDTFLTTIGLLFKAIEESNPLMSYLYEHSPFIFFSLKIMLSGLLIILSELVKPESKIMFLAAGAATLYTVVCLIHVYWVTARIVN; encoded by the coding sequence TTGAATTTATACCAGATAAAAAGAGGTGATAGTATAAAAAAACTGTTACATTATCTTGCTTTTATTAATTTACTAGATACATTCCTTACTACAATAGGCCTCCTTTTTAAGGCAATAGAAGAAAGTAATCCATTAATGAGCTATCTCTATGAACATAGTCCCTTTATATTTTTTTCTCTAAAAATCATGCTTTCGGGACTTCTAATAATATTATCTGAACTAGTTAAACCAGAATCTAAAATTATGTTTTTGGCAGCTGGAGCTGCGACATTGTACACAGTTGTATGTTTGATTCATGTTTATTGGGTTACTGCAAGGATCGTTAATTAA
- a CDS encoding helix-turn-helix domain-containing protein, translated as MIGDRVKKLRQEKKMSLSELADQAGVAKSYLSSLERNLQTNPSIQFLEKIAGVLNVPVDHLIHEQINKEDLDSEWMKIVKEAMESGVSKEQFREFLDFNKWRSGQKS; from the coding sequence ATGATCGGTGATCGTGTAAAAAAACTTCGTCAGGAAAAGAAAATGTCCTTATCCGAGCTTGCAGACCAAGCCGGTGTGGCAAAATCATATTTAAGCTCACTTGAGCGCAACCTTCAAACCAACCCATCGATTCAGTTTCTCGAGAAAATCGCTGGAGTTCTGAATGTACCTGTGGACCATTTGATCCATGAGCAGATCAATAAGGAAGATTTGGATTCAGAATGGATGAAGATTGTGAAAGAAGCGATGGAATCCGGGGTTTCCAAGGAGCAATTTCGGGAGTTTTTGGATTTTAATAAGTGGAGAAGCGGACAAAAATCATAA
- a CDS encoding YihY/virulence factor BrkB family protein, with amino-acid sequence MGRTFSALIPNLWKRVEEDDVFGLAAQLAYFFLLSLFPLLIFLVTLVPYLPITQQDILNVVRDFAPGETMKLIETNIYEITQRNGKLLSFGIIATLWSASNGINAVVKAFNKAYDVKETRHFILARGMAILLTFAMIFVFVLALLLPVFGRQIGLFISSEFGLSGQFLAIWNMIRWLVSPFILFVVFTGLYWIAPNKKLTCISAVPGAIFATVGWVLSSLAFSYYVSSFGNFSATYGSIGAIIVLMIWFYISGIIIILGGEINAISSKINKEDC; translated from the coding sequence ATGGGACGAACTTTTTCGGCTCTGATTCCAAACTTATGGAAAAGAGTAGAAGAAGATGATGTCTTTGGACTTGCTGCCCAATTGGCTTATTTCTTTCTTCTCTCTCTTTTTCCTCTGCTGATTTTTCTGGTCACCCTCGTGCCTTATTTGCCGATTACACAGCAGGATATTTTAAATGTTGTCCGTGATTTTGCGCCGGGAGAGACCATGAAGCTCATTGAAACCAATATCTATGAAATTACGCAGCGAAATGGAAAGCTGCTTTCCTTCGGGATCATCGCGACGCTCTGGTCGGCTTCAAATGGAATCAATGCCGTGGTGAAGGCTTTTAATAAGGCGTATGACGTAAAGGAAACCCGGCATTTTATCCTTGCACGCGGGATGGCGATCCTGCTTACGTTTGCGATGATTTTTGTGTTTGTACTGGCCCTGCTTCTTCCTGTTTTTGGAAGACAGATTGGCTTGTTTATTTCTTCAGAATTTGGTTTGTCAGGCCAATTTCTGGCGATATGGAATATGATTCGCTGGTTAGTGAGTCCTTTCATCCTTTTTGTGGTGTTTACAGGGTTATACTGGATTGCCCCCAATAAAAAATTAACCTGTATAAGCGCTGTGCCTGGTGCCATTTTCGCAACAGTCGGCTGGGTGCTGTCCTCGCTTGCTTTTTCATACTATGTCAGCAGCTTCGGCAATTTCTCCGCGACCTATGGAAGCATTGGAGCTATTATCGTGCTTATGATCTGGTTTTACATATCCGGCATTATTATCATTTTGGGCGGCGAAATCAATGCCATCAGTTCGAAGATCAATAAAGAGGATTGCTGA
- a CDS encoding class D sortase encodes MKVRGRLLILAASFLFLIGGGLVLFSLQEMYAQEKKTKDSLAQAQERIQNEVNKESKSVLQTEQPIDVSFEQGEAIGILKIPRLKAELPIIEGTDEDELEKGVGHYSTTVFPGQHDQILLSGHRDTVFRSLGELEIGDIFLVSMPYGEFTYEITDSKIVDADDTTVIRSTAPNEILTVSTCYPFSYVGNAPSRYILNANRIQN; translated from the coding sequence TTGAAGGTTAGAGGCCGTTTGCTGATTTTAGCTGCCTCCTTCCTTTTCTTAATTGGAGGCGGTTTGGTCCTGTTCTCTCTGCAGGAAATGTATGCTCAGGAGAAGAAAACAAAGGATTCCTTAGCCCAGGCACAAGAAAGAATTCAAAACGAAGTGAATAAAGAAAGCAAAAGTGTTCTACAAACAGAACAGCCTATAGATGTTTCCTTTGAGCAAGGTGAAGCCATTGGCATCTTAAAGATCCCCCGCCTGAAGGCTGAACTTCCCATTATAGAAGGAACAGATGAGGATGAGCTGGAAAAAGGGGTTGGCCATTACTCCACAACTGTATTTCCAGGGCAGCATGACCAGATTTTATTATCAGGGCATCGGGATACGGTCTTTCGCAGCCTCGGCGAACTTGAAATCGGTGATATTTTTCTAGTCAGCATGCCATATGGTGAGTTTACATATGAAATTACCGATTCTAAGATTGTTGATGCAGACGATACCACTGTGATCCGCTCCACCGCTCCTAACGAAATTCTCACTGTTTCCACCTGCTACCCCTTCTCGTATGTGGGCAATGCACCCTCCCGGTATATCCTGAATGCTAATAGAATACAAAATTAA
- a CDS encoding heavy metal translocating P-type ATPase: MSMEAKALLKSSNRSEENLLEKIRPHAELIAALLSGVLILAGWLLDRSGMETPSIAAYLLAFIIGGFAKAKEGIEETIENKELNVEMLMIFAAIGSAIIGYWTEGAILIFIFAVSGALETYTMNKSHKEISSLMELQPEEALRITDGSEERVHVSELEIGDFILVKPGERVPSDGTIVKGHSSLDEAAITGESLPVSKGADDQVFAGTVNLNGSITVEITKPNNETLFQKIIELVQSAQSEKSPSQLFIEKFEGTYVKIVLAVVVLMMFAPHFLLGWSWTETFYRAMILLVVASPCALVASIMPATLSAISNGARHGILFKGGVHLENLSHLKAIAFDKTGTLTKGKPEVTDVVVKDGLSREELLLKVASIESHSNHPLANAIVKYAKSTLTESLIHPESIEDVTGFGVKAKVDHDEWKIGKSSFVGKTEAMAFADGAADRMASEGKTVVFVKKNNEIIGLLSLKDVVRQETKQAIDLLKKQGIYTIMLTGDSQTTAAAIAGESHVNEHIAECLPENKVEHLKKLKETYSNVAMVGDGINDAPALATANVGIAMGEGTDVALETADVVLMKNDLPKIAEAIELSRRMNTIIKQNVIFSITVIMFLIASNFLQLLDLPYGVIGHEGSTILVILNSLRLLRS; encoded by the coding sequence ATGAGTATGGAGGCAAAGGCTCTGCTTAAAAGCAGCAATCGATCTGAAGAAAATCTTTTAGAAAAAATCAGACCCCATGCTGAATTAATTGCCGCACTTCTGAGCGGTGTATTGATTCTGGCAGGCTGGCTGTTAGACCGAAGCGGAATGGAAACCCCATCGATTGCCGCTTACCTGCTGGCTTTCATAATCGGCGGTTTTGCGAAAGCGAAAGAAGGCATCGAAGAAACCATTGAGAATAAAGAATTGAATGTTGAAATGCTGATGATTTTCGCTGCAATCGGCTCAGCAATTATCGGCTATTGGACAGAAGGCGCAATCCTGATATTTATTTTCGCAGTCAGCGGTGCTTTGGAAACCTACACCATGAACAAAAGCCATAAGGAAATCTCTTCCCTCATGGAGCTCCAGCCTGAAGAAGCCCTGAGGATCACAGACGGTTCCGAGGAGCGTGTCCATGTTTCCGAGCTGGAAATTGGGGACTTTATCCTTGTAAAGCCGGGTGAGCGGGTTCCCTCTGATGGAACCATCGTAAAAGGCCATTCATCTCTGGACGAAGCTGCTATTACGGGTGAGTCCCTGCCTGTTTCAAAAGGGGCGGATGACCAGGTATTTGCCGGCACTGTGAATTTGAACGGATCGATTACGGTTGAAATCACAAAACCGAATAACGAAACCCTTTTTCAAAAAATTATTGAGCTTGTGCAATCAGCTCAAAGCGAGAAATCACCTTCACAGCTTTTCATTGAAAAATTTGAAGGCACCTATGTCAAAATTGTTTTGGCTGTTGTTGTTCTGATGATGTTTGCTCCACACTTTCTGTTAGGATGGAGCTGGACTGAAACTTTTTACCGGGCCATGATTCTTCTTGTTGTAGCATCACCTTGTGCCCTGGTCGCATCCATCATGCCTGCGACTTTGTCAGCCATTTCGAATGGAGCGAGACACGGCATCCTTTTTAAAGGCGGTGTGCACCTCGAAAACCTGAGCCATCTTAAGGCGATTGCCTTTGACAAAACCGGCACACTGACAAAAGGAAAACCGGAAGTAACCGATGTAGTAGTCAAGGATGGGCTTTCCAGGGAAGAACTGCTTCTAAAGGTCGCATCTATTGAAAGTCATTCAAACCACCCGCTGGCTAATGCCATTGTCAAATATGCCAAGAGCACACTTACAGAGTCCCTTATCCACCCGGAGAGCATTGAAGATGTTACCGGATTTGGGGTCAAAGCGAAGGTTGATCATGATGAATGGAAAATCGGCAAATCCTCTTTTGTCGGTAAAACAGAAGCCATGGCATTTGCAGACGGAGCTGCCGACCGCATGGCAAGCGAAGGAAAGACGGTTGTATTTGTCAAGAAAAACAATGAAATCATCGGCCTCCTTTCCCTGAAGGATGTTGTCCGGCAGGAAACCAAACAGGCCATTGACCTTTTAAAGAAACAGGGAATCTACACGATCATGCTGACAGGTGATAGCCAGACAACAGCAGCTGCAATTGCGGGCGAAAGCCATGTCAATGAGCATATTGCCGAATGCCTGCCTGAAAACAAAGTCGAGCATTTGAAAAAGCTGAAGGAAACATACAGCAATGTCGCCATGGTTGGTGACGGAATTAACGATGCCCCTGCCCTTGCCACTGCCAATGTCGGAATCGCTATGGGCGAAGGAACGGATGTAGCGCTTGAAACGGCTGATGTGGTTTTAATGAAAAATGACTTGCCGAAAATTGCGGAAGCCATCGAACTTTCAAGGCGCATGAATACCATCATCAAACAAAATGTCATCTTCTCCATCACGGTGATTATGTTTTTGATTGCATCCAACTTCCTGCAGCTGCTTGACCTTCCTTATGGAGTTATCGGCCATGAAGGATCAACCATTTTGGTTATTTTAAACAGCTTGAGGCTGTTGAGATCATAA
- a CDS encoding class I SAM-dependent methyltransferase, which translates to MINEYVRLLKARNWMKKNQPFLYSWHAYVGFELDLFSQFRSWRTVKEVASSRNLQEELLLRWVEVGLAIRHLKKKGKDKIKTASKFSLPSTPKNPRSTGIILKEMMELHIPTLLSYPELLRSNTKNTFDHEEHGPTVARTSSLLEQLALPRLMKTIKKNKMERIIDIGCGEGGYLSRISQKFPHAKLAGIEINEDVAESARTNCKDIPNINIVTADVHEYSPDHQADLIMVNNLLHYIQPEDRKQLLSRLKSWLSRKGSITIITPILHSKKGEEFSSVFNSFFSAFENLYPTPTEEDIHQLAKELKLKVKTFKPVVTEGGWYFIQLSNR; encoded by the coding sequence ATGATAAATGAATATGTGAGATTACTAAAAGCACGAAACTGGATGAAAAAGAACCAGCCCTTTTTATACAGCTGGCATGCATATGTTGGATTTGAGCTGGACCTTTTTTCACAGTTCCGCAGCTGGAGAACGGTAAAAGAAGTGGCCTCAAGCAGAAATCTTCAGGAGGAGCTGCTTTTAAGATGGGTGGAGGTGGGACTTGCGATCCGCCATTTGAAAAAGAAAGGCAAGGATAAAATCAAGACAGCATCTAAATTCAGCCTTCCGTCCACGCCGAAAAATCCCCGATCCACAGGAATCATCCTGAAGGAAATGATGGAATTGCATATCCCGACTTTACTCTCTTATCCAGAACTGCTCCGTTCCAATACGAAAAATACTTTTGACCATGAAGAACATGGACCAACCGTTGCGAGAACTTCATCACTGCTTGAACAGCTTGCACTGCCGCGGCTTATGAAAACCATTAAGAAAAACAAAATGGAAAGAATCATCGACATTGGCTGCGGGGAAGGCGGCTATTTAAGCAGAATCAGCCAGAAGTTCCCCCATGCAAAACTGGCGGGAATTGAAATTAATGAAGACGTCGCAGAATCTGCCCGAACCAATTGCAAAGACATTCCCAACATTAATATTGTGACAGCAGATGTTCATGAATACTCACCTGATCATCAGGCTGATTTAATTATGGTCAACAACCTGCTGCACTATATCCAGCCGGAGGATCGCAAACAGCTGCTGTCCCGATTGAAAAGCTGGCTTAGCCGGAAAGGATCCATTACGATTATCACACCCATTCTTCATTCAAAAAAAGGCGAGGAGTTTTCAAGTGTGTTTAACAGCTTCTTTTCTGCTTTTGAAAATCTTTATCCAACCCCGACTGAGGAGGATATCCACCAGCTTGCGAAAGAGCTGAAGCTGAAAGTGAAAACCTTCAAGCCTGTTGTCACGGAAGGCGGCTGGTATTTTATCCAGCTGTCCAACCGATAA
- the treR gene encoding trehalose operon repressor, protein MRTNKYLVIYEELAQQIQEGKYPARSILPSEHELTEMYSTSRETIRKALNLLAQNGFIQKIRGKGSMVLDLKKLQFPISGLVSFKELAGKMGQRAETIVDEFSLIQPDAEKMKHLHIDKDEKVWKVYRVRKIEDERIILDKDFLVEKYVPGLTKDICQSSIFAYIEGDLGKKISFAKKEFTVEEPTAEDRRLLDMEGFHAIVVVKNYIYFDDATLFQYTESRHRPDKFRFVDFARRMDSGV, encoded by the coding sequence ATGAGAACTAATAAATATCTAGTGATTTATGAGGAGCTTGCCCAGCAAATTCAGGAAGGCAAGTATCCCGCCAGATCCATTCTGCCATCTGAACATGAATTGACAGAGATGTATTCCACTTCAAGGGAAACCATCCGAAAGGCCTTGAATTTGCTTGCACAAAACGGGTTTATTCAGAAAATCCGCGGGAAAGGCTCGATGGTTCTTGATTTAAAAAAGCTGCAGTTTCCCATCTCGGGTCTGGTCAGCTTTAAAGAGCTGGCCGGGAAGATGGGGCAGCGTGCGGAAACGATTGTGGACGAATTTTCGCTTATTCAGCCTGACGCAGAAAAGATGAAGCATCTCCATATTGATAAAGATGAAAAGGTCTGGAAAGTCTATCGGGTCCGGAAAATTGAAGATGAGCGGATCATTTTGGACAAGGATTTTTTAGTTGAAAAATATGTCCCGGGCTTAACGAAGGACATATGCCAGAGCTCTATTTTTGCCTACATTGAGGGCGATCTCGGCAAAAAAATAAGCTTTGCCAAAAAAGAATTTACAGTGGAAGAACCGACTGCTGAAGACCGCAGGCTTCTGGATATGGAAGGATTCCATGCCATTGTCGTGGTCAAAAATTATATTTATTTTGACGATGCCACCCTTTTTCAGTACACAGAATCCAGGCACAGGCCGGACAAGTTCAGGTTTGTTGATTTTGCGAGAAGAATGGACAGCGGAGTGTAA
- a CDS encoding type 1 glutamine amidotransferase domain-containing protein produces MSKKIACLITEMFEDSEYTEPAKGFKEAGHEVVTIEKEQGKSVKGKQGEATVQIDQSIDNVNPQDFDALFLPGGFSPDQLRADDRFVQFAKSFMDEKKPVFAICHGPQLLLTAKTLEGRDATGYKSIQVDMEYAGAKFQDSEVVVCQNQLVTSRQPEDIPAFTRESLKLLG; encoded by the coding sequence ATGAGTAAAAAAATCGCATGCTTAATTACCGAGATGTTCGAGGATAGTGAATACACGGAACCTGCTAAAGGCTTCAAAGAAGCAGGACATGAAGTGGTTACAATTGAAAAGGAACAAGGTAAATCCGTTAAAGGCAAACAGGGTGAAGCCACTGTTCAAATAGATCAGAGCATTGATAACGTAAATCCGCAGGACTTTGATGCCCTGTTCCTGCCAGGCGGTTTCTCACCGGATCAGCTTCGTGCCGATGATCGATTCGTCCAATTTGCCAAATCATTCATGGATGAAAAGAAACCTGTCTTCGCGATCTGCCACGGACCGCAGCTGCTGCTGACAGCCAAGACTCTAGAAGGCCGCGATGCAACCGGCTACAAATCTATCCAGGTTGACATGGAATACGCAGGAGCCAAATTCCAGGACTCAGAAGTCGTCGTCTGCCAAAACCAGCTCGTCACAAGCAGACAGCCGGAAGATATTCCCGCATTCACACGTGAATCGCTTAAATTGTTAGGATAA